In Arthrobacter citreus, a single genomic region encodes these proteins:
- a CDS encoding MFS transporter codes for MTFFKKLKGMDRNVWIRVIGETITSSAMMMLMPFFALYLEGKVDSMLKVGFIMSISPIASLFGSMAGGRLADLYGRKRMMVFSTFGTSLILVSFALVESYTSFLILSILLGISNSFFSPAASAMVADVTEPEKRTEAYGLLRVGSNVGTVIGPLLGSSVVYFSKDSLFFIAATALGLYSIAQLILLKETLPAEKKSVKENQDKTTIPFKKVMNIISSDKLLLFYVATGVIISMGFSQIEGMLPLYFKQSFKPHFGEWNPYPFLMSLNGLLVVLFQFPISSYLSNRSIGKTMFYGTILFGLGILSIGFAPPLFLFVGLGKWMILVLLAIIFIYYTFGEMVMSPVQMTFVANIAPEELRATYMAVGSMKYTIGGFLGPLLGGYLFDLKLGIWLFIILGTGVVISGVMYRSLDEKVAIRDNQQGIAQ; via the coding sequence ATGACATTTTTTAAAAAGTTAAAAGGTATGGATCGTAATGTATGGATTCGAGTTATTGGAGAAACGATTACGAGTAGTGCGATGATGATGCTTATGCCATTTTTTGCACTTTATTTAGAAGGTAAAGTCGATTCAATGCTAAAGGTAGGATTTATCATGTCGATTTCACCTATAGCCTCTTTATTCGGTTCGATGGCTGGAGGTAGGCTGGCAGATTTATATGGCCGGAAACGGATGATGGTCTTTTCAACGTTTGGAACATCTCTCATTTTAGTTTCGTTTGCTTTAGTAGAAAGCTATACGTCATTTTTAATTTTATCAATTTTACTAGGTATTAGTAACTCTTTTTTTAGTCCGGCAGCTTCTGCAATGGTAGCCGATGTAACTGAACCAGAAAAAAGAACTGAAGCCTATGGACTATTAAGAGTTGGGAGTAATGTAGGTACTGTCATAGGTCCATTATTAGGAAGTTCAGTTGTATATTTTTCAAAAGATAGTTTATTTTTTATTGCGGCAACAGCTTTAGGACTGTATAGTATTGCTCAATTAATTCTATTAAAAGAGACACTCCCTGCAGAAAAGAAGAGTGTTAAAGAAAATCAAGACAAAACAACAATTCCGTTTAAAAAGGTTATGAACATTATTAGTTCTGATAAATTATTGCTTTTTTATGTAGCAACAGGTGTCATAATATCAATGGGATTTTCGCAAATTGAAGGAATGCTACCACTTTATTTTAAACAAAGCTTTAAGCCTCATTTCGGTGAATGGAATCCTTATCCTTTTTTAATGTCACTTAATGGATTGCTAGTTGTCCTTTTTCAATTTCCTATTTCAAGTTATTTATCGAATCGTTCAATTGGAAAAACGATGTTCTATGGTACGATCTTATTTGGATTAGGAATTTTATCGATTGGTTTTGCACCGCCATTATTTCTTTTCGTTGGATTAGGTAAATGGATGATTCTAGTTCTATTGGCAATAATCTTCATTTACTACACATTTGGAGAAATGGTCATGTCGCCAGTTCAAATGACATTTGTGGCGAATATAGCACCTGAAGAATTAAGGGCAACTTATATGGCTGTTGGTAGTATGAAATATACGATTGGTGGGTTTCTTGGACCTTTATTAGGAGGCTATTTGTTTGATTTAAAGTTAGGGATTTGGCTTTTTATCATTCTTGGAACAGGAGTAGTAATTTCGGGAGTAATGTATCGTTCACTAGATGAAAAGGTAGCAATAAGAGATAATCAACAAGGCATAGCTCAATAA
- a CDS encoding UDP-N-acetylmuramoyl-tripeptide--D-alanyl-D-alanine ligase has product MSIIRTLSQIVNMIPGSELKGEDLTIDGVSTDSRVDLTGKLFIPIIGEKFDAHQFLPQAIENGASAVLCSRTFSDVPSNASVILVDDTLEALQKLAKSYLKEWNGKVVGITGSNGKTSTKDILTSILSAKYKVHKTQGNFNNHIGLPLTVLAMAEDTEVAVLEMGMSNFGEIEFLSNLAEPDAAIITNIGESHMQELGSRSGIAKAKLEIASGLSKSGLLVINGDEPLLIEGTKDKSSIYTIETFGFSESNDVYPTFIEMNEAGSEFEINKAQEVRFKLAVLGKHNISNTLAAIAVARKLSLTWNEINAGMQNLEMTKMRMELLKSENGLTVINDAYNASVTSMKAALLFASELKGFNRKFVVFGDMLELGDQEIAFHEEIGEEVVNLHFDFLYTFGPLSKFAATSAFEQMDSSKVKSFDDKNELIEDLKQQVQPNDLVLVKASRGMKLEEVVNVLLQE; this is encoded by the coding sequence ATGTCAATCATACGTACTTTATCTCAAATCGTTAATATGATTCCTGGAAGTGAATTAAAAGGAGAAGATTTAACGATTGATGGAGTTTCTACAGATTCACGTGTAGATTTAACTGGAAAATTATTCATCCCAATTATTGGTGAAAAATTCGATGCGCATCAATTTTTACCTCAAGCGATTGAAAATGGTGCTAGCGCAGTACTTTGCTCAAGAACATTTTCTGATGTACCGTCAAACGCTTCTGTTATTTTAGTCGATGACACATTAGAAGCCCTACAAAAACTTGCTAAATCTTATTTAAAAGAGTGGAATGGTAAAGTAGTGGGAATTACTGGTAGTAATGGGAAGACTTCCACAAAAGATATTTTAACGAGCATTCTTTCAGCAAAATACAAAGTACATAAAACACAAGGAAACTTTAATAATCATATTGGACTTCCGTTAACTGTATTAGCGATGGCTGAGGATACAGAAGTTGCTGTGTTGGAAATGGGTATGAGTAATTTTGGTGAAATTGAGTTTTTATCTAATTTAGCTGAGCCAGATGCGGCAATTATTACAAATATCGGTGAGTCTCATATGCAAGAGCTAGGCTCAAGATCTGGTATTGCAAAGGCGAAGCTTGAAATCGCTAGTGGATTATCAAAAAGTGGATTACTTGTAATTAATGGTGATGAACCGTTATTAATCGAAGGTACAAAAGACAAAAGTTCAATCTATACTATTGAAACATTCGGTTTTAGTGAAAGTAATGATGTATATCCAACGTTTATTGAAATGAACGAAGCTGGAAGTGAATTCGAAATAAATAAAGCTCAAGAAGTTCGTTTCAAATTGGCTGTACTAGGCAAACATAATATTAGTAATACATTGGCAGCCATTGCAGTTGCTAGAAAACTTTCATTAACTTGGAATGAAATTAACGCTGGTATGCAGAATTTAGAAATGACAAAAATGCGTATGGAGCTTTTAAAAAGTGAAAATGGGCTAACAGTTATTAATGATGCTTATAATGCTAGTGTTACATCAATGAAAGCTGCTCTTTTATTTGCATCAGAATTAAAAGGATTTAACCGTAAGTTTGTAGTATTTGGCGACATGTTGGAATTAGGTGATCAAGAAATTGCCTTCCATGAGGAAATTGGTGAAGAAGTTGTAAATCTTCATTTTGACTTTTTATACACTTTTGGGCCATTAAGTAAGTTTGCAGCAACTTCAGCATTCGAACAAATGGATTCTTCGAAAGTAAAAAGCTTTGATGACAAAAACGAATTAATTGAAGACTTAAAACAACAAGTCCAACCAAATGACCTAGTGTTAGTAAAAGCTTCTAGAGGTATGAAGTTAGAGGAAGTTGTAAATGTGTTACTGCAGGAGTAA
- a CDS encoding D-alanine--D-alanine ligase — protein MMKIKLGLLYGGKSAEHKVSLQTAFAVISALDHTKFDVYPIYITEQGEWLQGKQIEGKVESVAALKFSNEDQQVSEIAPVALTSSIIPAASNQDSTGPVDVIFPLLHGPNGEDGTVQGLLELLNIPYVGNGVLASAAGMDKVIMKNLFAQAGIPQAKYVHFLKTEWKANAETCYEEVEKELGYPVFVKPANLGSSVGITKAKNREALIASFEEAFQFDRKIIIEENIVGREIEIAVLGNDQVECSVVGEIKPSVEFYDYAAKYESSDTGLIIPAPVETETYEKIKHFAEVAFKAIDGSGLTRADFFVTEDGGVLMNEVNTMPGFTPFSMYPQLWQATGVTYPKLIEKLIDLAIERYEQKQQIKYNI, from the coding sequence ATCATGAAGATTAAGTTAGGATTATTATATGGCGGTAAATCTGCTGAACACAAAGTATCATTACAAACAGCTTTTGCCGTTATTTCTGCTTTAGATCACACAAAATTTGATGTGTATCCAATTTATATAACAGAACAAGGTGAATGGTTACAAGGTAAACAAATTGAAGGAAAAGTAGAAAGCGTTGCAGCTTTAAAATTCTCAAATGAAGATCAACAAGTAAGTGAAATCGCTCCTGTCGCGTTAACTTCATCAATTATTCCTGCAGCTTCAAATCAAGATTCAACTGGACCAGTTGACGTTATTTTCCCATTATTACATGGACCAAATGGTGAAGATGGAACAGTTCAAGGATTACTTGAACTATTAAATATTCCTTACGTTGGTAACGGTGTATTAGCTTCAGCGGCTGGTATGGACAAAGTAATAATGAAAAACTTATTTGCTCAAGCTGGAATTCCTCAAGCTAAATATGTTCATTTCTTAAAAACAGAGTGGAAAGCAAATGCAGAAACTTGCTACGAAGAAGTAGAGAAAGAATTAGGTTATCCTGTATTTGTTAAACCAGCTAACTTAGGTTCTAGTGTTGGTATTACAAAGGCTAAGAACCGTGAAGCATTAATCGCTTCATTTGAAGAAGCATTCCAGTTTGACCGTAAAATAATTATTGAAGAAAACATTGTTGGGCGTGAAATTGAAATTGCCGTATTAGGTAATGATCAAGTTGAATGTTCAGTTGTCGGTGAAATCAAACCGTCGGTAGAGTTTTATGACTACGCTGCAAAGTATGAGAGTAGTGATACGGGTCTAATTATTCCAGCACCAGTTGAGACTGAGACATATGAAAAAATTAAACATTTTGCAGAAGTTGCATTCAAAGCAATTGATGGTTCTGGTTTAACTCGTGCTGATTTCTTTGTAACAGAAGATGGTGGCGTATTAATGAATGAAGTTAATACAATGCCTGGTTTTACACCATTTAGTATGTACCCGCAATTATGGCAGGCTACAGGTGTAACTTACCCAAAATTAATTGAAAAATTAATTGACCTAGCAATCGAACGTTACGAGCAAAAACAACAAATTAAATATAATATTTAA